In a genomic window of Mesoplasma tabanidae:
- a CDS encoding thymidylate synthase encodes MKQYIELVNEILKDGEKREDRTNTGTISKFGVQKRYDLREGFPLLTTKKVFYKAIFHEMLWFIKGDTNIKYLVDNNVKIWNEWPYDNFKKSAEFNNETLQEFVERLKNDNDFCNKWGDLGPVYGKQWRDFGGVDQFAKLINDIKKNPFSRRHIVSAWNPAEVDNMLLPPCHSFWQVYVSKDGWLDLQLYQRSGDVFLGVPFNIASYALLMELIAKECNLKARYFVHTIGDAHIYLNHLDQINEQVNREPLPLCNIKINSDKSIFDIEFNDIEIEGYESHAKITGEVAV; translated from the coding sequence ATGAAACAATATATTGAATTAGTTAATGAAATTTTAAAAGATGGAGAAAAACGAGAAGATCGAACAAACACAGGAACAATATCTAAGTTTGGTGTTCAAAAAAGATATGACTTACGTGAAGGTTTTCCATTATTAACAACAAAAAAAGTTTTCTATAAAGCAATCTTTCATGAAATGTTATGATTCATTAAGGGTGATACTAACATAAAATATTTAGTTGATAATAATGTAAAAATTTGAAATGAATGACCTTATGATAATTTCAAAAAATCAGCTGAATTTAATAATGAAACTTTACAAGAATTTGTTGAAAGATTAAAAAACGATAATGATTTTTGTAATAAATGAGGAGATTTAGGTCCTGTTTATGGAAAACAATGAAGAGACTTTGGCGGAGTCGATCAATTTGCTAAATTAATTAATGATATTAAAAAGAATCCATTTTCAAGAAGACATATTGTTTCAGCATGAAACCCGGCAGAAGTAGATAACATGTTATTACCTCCATGTCATTCATTTTGACAAGTTTATGTTTCAAAAGATGGTTGATTGGATTTACAATTGTATCAAAGAAGCGGAGATGTATTCTTAGGAGTTCCTTTTAATATAGCTTCATATGCACTGCTAATGGAATTAATAGCAAAAGAATGTAATTTAAAAGCAAGATACTTTGTTCATACAATTGGTGATGCACATATTTATTTAAATCATTTAGATCAAATTAATGAACAAGTAAATAGAGAACCATTGCCATTATGCAATATTAAGATAAATTCAGATAAGTCAATTTTTGATATAGAATTTAATGATATTGAAATTGAAGGTTATGAAAGTCATGCAAAAATAACAGGGGAAGTTGCAGTTTAG